A region from the Benincasa hispida cultivar B227 chromosome 10, ASM972705v1, whole genome shotgun sequence genome encodes:
- the LOC120088773 gene encoding NAC domain-containing protein 90-like: protein MDDQVIIGGEEEEILPGFRFFPTEEELVSFYLHNQLQGRRKDMHRVIPVVDIYAIEPFDLSRYSGQRSRRDSEQWFFFVKQQEREARGGRANRTTSSGSGYWKATGSPSYVYSSHNKVIGVKKTMVFYRGKAPTGNKTKWKMNEYKAIQNIPPHSPSSSTPIPQLRHEFSLCRVYVVSGSFRAFDRRPLEACN, encoded by the exons atggATGATCAGGTAATAATTGGTGGAGAAGAGGAGGAGATTTTACCAGGGTTCCGATTCTTTCCGACGGAGGAGGAATTAGTATCGTTTTATTTACACAACCAACTTCAAGGGCGGCGTAAGGATATGCACCGTGTGATTCCGGTGGTCGATATTTATGCCATTGAGCCATTCGATCTCTCTA GGTATTCAGGGCAAAGGTCTAGGAGGGACAGTGAGCAGTGGTTTTTCTTTGTGAAACAGCAAGAGAGAGAAGCGAGAGGAGGGAGAGCAAACAGAACGACGTCGTCTGGTTCTGGGTATTGGAAGGCCACCGGGTCACCGTCTTATGTGTACTCTTCACACAATAAGGTAATCGGAGTTAAGAAAACCATGGTGTTTTACAGAGGAAAAGCTCCCACTGGAAATAAAACTAAGTGGAAAATGAACGAGTATAAAGCCATTCAAAACATTCCTCCTCATTCTCCTTCCTCTTCCACTCCCATACCCCag TTACGGCATGAGTTCAGTTTGTGCCGAGTTTACGTGGTGTCGGGAAGCTTTCGAGCATTTGATCGACGGCCATTAGAAGCTTGCAATTGA